Proteins from a single region of Streptomyces glaucescens:
- a CDS encoding serine hydrolase domain-containing protein, with translation MTEGSADRAVTRRELGRTAVALGGAFALAPLPAARAAAAPPGPGRPTLRRGSPERAGLLAEPLRRLVTDAEAFLGPSPRHPWYAGAVLLAGRGGTVALHQPIGMAVRYAAYDEKTDTGVELPPERQIPMAEDTVFDLASVSKLFTSLLAVQQIERGALGLERTVASYLPEFGAAGKQGITIRQLLTHTSGLRAWIPLYAAPTYEEKLRLLWNEAPQSPPGSRYVYSDLNLITLQLVLEEITARGLDTLLHDEITAPLGMHRTRYNPPASWKPGIAATEDARRPWSGLDRGLVWGEVHDENAHSLGGVAGHAGVFSTAWDLAVLARTLLNGGCYGRTRILAPESVELMFTDFNTAFPGDEHGLGFELYQHWYMGALATPRTAGHTGFTGTSLVLDPTTDSFLVVLGNSVHPVRGWRSGSAPRVAAGNNLARAVPVRPVRGRTAWFSGMASATAATLTLPALDTSAGGARLRCLLWWDTEPGADSLVLQASADGGASWQPVPFTTSRPGDDPTERPSGAVGGWSGRVWHRLTAALPAARALTLRWRYATDRLYVGRGVYVDAVRVAAGGAVLFDEARPADAARIAAAGWSASAD, from the coding sequence ATGACCGAGGGCAGCGCAGACAGAGCGGTGACCCGCCGCGAGCTCGGGCGGACGGCGGTGGCGCTGGGCGGGGCGTTCGCCCTCGCCCCGCTCCCCGCGGCCAGGGCCGCGGCAGCCCCACCGGGCCCGGGGCGTCCGACGCTGCGCCGCGGCTCACCGGAGCGCGCCGGGCTGCTCGCGGAGCCGCTGCGCCGGCTCGTCACCGACGCCGAGGCGTTCCTCGGGCCGTCGCCCAGGCACCCCTGGTACGCGGGCGCCGTGCTGCTCGCCGGGCGGGGCGGCACGGTGGCGCTGCACCAGCCGATCGGGATGGCGGTGCGCTACGCGGCGTACGACGAGAAGACCGACACCGGCGTCGAACTGCCGCCCGAGCGGCAGATCCCGATGGCCGAGGACACCGTCTTCGACCTCGCCTCGGTGTCCAAGCTGTTCACCTCGCTGCTCGCCGTGCAGCAGATCGAGCGGGGCGCGCTGGGACTGGAGCGGACCGTCGCCTCGTACCTCCCGGAGTTCGGCGCGGCGGGCAAGCAGGGCATCACGATCCGGCAGCTGCTCACCCACACCTCGGGGCTGCGCGCCTGGATCCCGCTGTACGCCGCGCCGACGTACGAGGAGAAGCTGCGGCTGCTGTGGAACGAGGCGCCGCAGAGCCCGCCGGGCAGCCGGTACGTGTACTCGGACCTGAACCTGATCACGCTCCAGCTCGTCCTGGAGGAGATCACCGCCCGGGGTCTGGACACGCTGCTGCACGACGAGATCACCGCTCCCCTCGGGATGCACCGCACCCGGTACAACCCGCCCGCCTCCTGGAAGCCGGGGATCGCGGCCACCGAGGACGCCCGCAGACCCTGGTCGGGGCTGGACCGGGGCCTGGTCTGGGGTGAGGTGCACGACGAGAACGCCCACTCCCTCGGCGGGGTCGCGGGCCACGCCGGGGTCTTCTCCACCGCCTGGGACCTCGCCGTCCTCGCCCGGACCCTGCTCAACGGCGGCTGCTACGGCCGTACCCGCATCCTGGCGCCGGAGTCGGTGGAGCTGATGTTCACCGACTTCAACACCGCCTTCCCCGGCGACGAGCACGGCCTCGGCTTCGAGCTGTACCAGCACTGGTACATGGGCGCGCTCGCCACCCCGCGCACCGCGGGCCACACCGGGTTCACCGGCACCTCGCTCGTCCTCGACCCGACGACCGACTCGTTCCTCGTCGTGCTCGGCAACTCGGTCCACCCGGTGCGCGGCTGGCGTTCCGGCTCGGCGCCCCGGGTGGCCGCGGGGAACAACCTGGCGCGGGCGGTGCCGGTCCGTCCCGTGCGCGGGCGCACGGCCTGGTTCTCCGGCATGGCGAGCGCCACGGCCGCGACCCTCACCCTGCCCGCCCTGGACACCTCCGCCGGCGGCGCCCGGCTGCGCTGCCTGCTGTGGTGGGACACCGAACCGGGGGCGGACTCCCTCGTCCTTCAGGCCTCGGCGGACGGCGGCGCCTCCTGGCAGCCGGTGCCGTTCACCACCTCACGGCCGGGCGACGATCCCACCGAGCGGCCGTCCGGCGCGGTCGGCGGCTGGTCCGGCCGCGTCTGGCACCGGCTCACGGCCGCCCTCCCGGCCGCCCGGGCACTCACGCTGCGCTGGCGCTACGCCACCGACCGGCTGTACGTCGGCCGGGGCGTCTACGTGGACGCGGTGCGGGTCGCGGCGGGCGGCGCCGTCCTGTTCGACGAGGCGCGGCCCGCCGACGCGGCGCGGATCGCGGCGGCCGGCTGGTCGGCGTCCGCCGACTGA
- a CDS encoding phytoene desaturase family protein produces the protein MPAPGATPADGTARAHGTPPLPARAYDAVIVGGGHNGLVAAAYLARAGRSVLVLERLGRTGGAAVSTRPFPGVDARLSRYSYLVSLLPKKIVRDLGLDFRVRTRTVSSYTPVERDGRPTGLLVGGGEQRTRESFARLTGTDREYAAWRRFYGRTARVAERVFPTLTEPLPGRAELRRRIDDEDAWRMLFEEPVGIAIEEHFADDLVRGVVLTDALIGTFADAHDPSLRQNRCFLYHVIGGGTGAWDVPVGGMGALTDALAGAARAAGAVLATGHEAVRITTDGRAAEVTYRSADAEGVAAARHVLVNASPRELAALTGDAPPEPAEGAQFKVNMLLERLPRLRDPGTDPREAFAGTFHIAEGYRQLAAAHAEATAGRLPAAPPSEIYCHSLTDPTILGPELAGRGCHTLTLFGLHTPARLFARDHDAVRDELLSRTLGRLDAHLAEPIADCLAEDADGRPCIEARTPLDLERELRLPGGNIFHRDLSWPHAQDGTGRWGVETRHRNVLLCGAGAVRGGGVSGVPGHNAAMAVLEESR, from the coding sequence ATGCCCGCACCCGGAGCCACACCCGCCGACGGCACCGCTCGCGCCCACGGCACCCCGCCCCTCCCCGCGCGCGCCTACGACGCCGTCATCGTCGGCGGCGGCCACAACGGCCTGGTCGCCGCCGCCTACCTCGCCCGGGCCGGGCGGTCGGTGCTGGTCCTGGAGCGGCTCGGCCGCACCGGCGGCGCCGCCGTCTCCACCCGTCCGTTCCCCGGGGTCGACGCGCGCCTCTCCCGCTACTCCTACCTCGTCAGCCTGCTCCCGAAGAAGATCGTGCGCGATCTCGGCCTGGACTTCCGGGTCCGCACCCGCACCGTCTCCTCGTACACGCCCGTCGAGCGCGACGGCCGGCCCACCGGGCTGCTGGTCGGCGGGGGCGAGCAGCGCACCCGGGAATCGTTCGCCCGGCTGACCGGCACGGACCGGGAGTACGCGGCCTGGCGGCGGTTCTACGGCAGGACCGCGCGGGTCGCCGAGCGGGTGTTCCCCACGCTGACCGAGCCCCTGCCGGGCCGGGCCGAGCTGCGCCGCCGCATCGACGACGAGGACGCCTGGCGGATGCTGTTCGAGGAGCCCGTCGGCATCGCCATCGAGGAGCACTTCGCGGACGACCTGGTGCGGGGCGTGGTCCTCACCGATGCCCTGATCGGCACCTTCGCCGACGCCCACGACCCGTCGCTGCGGCAGAACCGCTGCTTCCTCTACCACGTGATCGGCGGCGGCACCGGCGCGTGGGACGTCCCCGTCGGCGGCATGGGCGCCCTGACCGACGCGCTCGCCGGTGCCGCCCGCGCGGCCGGCGCCGTCCTGGCCACCGGCCACGAGGCCGTGCGCATCACCACCGACGGCCGGGCCGCCGAGGTCACCTACCGCAGCGCCGACGCGGAGGGCGTCGCCGCCGCCCGGCACGTCCTGGTCAACGCCTCCCCGCGGGAACTGGCCGCCCTCACCGGCGACGCCCCGCCCGAGCCGGCCGAGGGCGCCCAGTTCAAGGTCAACATGCTGCTCGAGCGGCTGCCCAGGCTGCGCGATCCCGGCACGGACCCGCGTGAGGCGTTCGCCGGCACCTTCCACATCGCCGAGGGCTACCGGCAGCTCGCCGCCGCCCACGCCGAGGCCACCGCCGGCCGGCTGCCCGCCGCCCCGCCCTCGGAGATCTACTGCCACTCCCTGACCGACCCGACGATCCTCGGCCCCGAACTGGCCGGGCGCGGCTGCCACACCCTCACCCTGTTCGGCCTGCACACCCCCGCCCGGCTGTTCGCCCGCGACCACGACGCCGTCCGCGACGAGCTGCTGAGCCGCACCCTCGGCCGGCTCGACGCCCACCTCGCCGAGCCCATCGCCGACTGCCTCGCCGAGGACGCCGACGGCCGCCCCTGCATCGAGGCCAGGACACCGCTGGACCTGGAACGCGAACTGAGACTGCCCGGCGGCAACATCTTCCACCGCGACCTGTCCTGGCCCCACGCCCAGGACGGCACCGGCCGCTGGGGCGTGGAGACCCGCCACCGCAACGTCCTGCTGTGCGGGGCGGGCGCGGTGCGCGGCGGCGGGGTGAGCGGGGTACCGGGACACAACGCGGCGATGGCGGTGCTGGAGGAGTCGCGGTGA
- a CDS encoding ferredoxin: MTSTPSQAELIRFLEDRFVCAQACTECARACALRASLVDPDGTEEQELVRRKGIMCAEVCDATCRMLAEQSQLDETGLRVQLEWCRSVCLESAHVFDSRPGAEEAAASCRACARACTDFLAGLT; encoded by the coding sequence GTGACTTCGACGCCATCGCAAGCAGAACTCATCCGGTTCCTGGAGGACCGGTTCGTCTGCGCGCAGGCCTGCACGGAGTGTGCGCGAGCCTGCGCGCTGCGCGCGAGCCTGGTGGACCCGGACGGCACGGAAGAGCAGGAGCTGGTCCGGCGCAAGGGGATCATGTGCGCCGAGGTGTGTGACGCCACGTGCCGGATGCTGGCCGAGCAGAGCCAGCTCGACGAGACCGGTCTGCGCGTCCAGCTCGAGTGGTGCCGGTCGGTCTGCCTGGAGAGCGCCCACGTCTTCGACAGCCGGCCCGGGGCGGAGGAGGCCGCCGCGTCCTGCCGTGCCTGCGCCCGCGCCTGCACGGACTTCCTGGCCGGCCTGACCTGA
- a CDS encoding ChaB family protein gives MPGRQELPSTLERSSRDAQRTWIRAHDSAVEQYGEGERAHRVAYGALKHSYEKVGDHWERKEGGRRGPSDPRSARPRGAGGRSGEGVDENASREHLYDLARRLEVPGRSRMSKAELLDAIRKANRSATRGARSQ, from the coding sequence ATGCCCGGACGACAGGAGCTGCCGTCGACGCTGGAGCGCTCGTCCCGGGACGCCCAGCGCACCTGGATCAGGGCGCACGACTCGGCGGTGGAGCAGTACGGCGAGGGCGAGCGGGCGCACCGCGTCGCCTACGGCGCGCTGAAGCACTCGTACGAGAAGGTCGGCGACCACTGGGAACGCAAGGAGGGCGGCCGTCGGGGGCCCTCGGATCCGCGGTCGGCCCGGCCGCGCGGGGCCGGCGGACGCAGCGGCGAGGGCGTCGACGAGAACGCCTCGAGGGAGCACCTGTACGACCTGGCCAGGCGGCTGGAGGTGCCGGGCCGGTCCCGGATGTCCAAGGCGGAGCTGCTGGACGCGATCCGCAAGGCCAACCGGTCGGCGACGCGCGGGGCCCGCTCACAGTGA
- a CDS encoding DUF6479 family protein has protein sequence MSTATMQLAEPSGLLSIGMFVVPVALLVLLLGGFWLGTRIRSRQSRPRPEEQPHLPPGGAVHETRERREPREVPRVPKGGRPLLPHEMGGFGNSSTQPGQEQSRPRWSPGNSGAWGGGGPGR, from the coding sequence ATGAGTACCGCAACGATGCAGTTGGCCGAGCCGAGCGGACTGCTCAGCATCGGGATGTTCGTCGTCCCCGTCGCCTTGCTGGTCCTGTTGCTGGGCGGATTCTGGCTCGGCACGCGTATCAGGTCCCGGCAGTCGCGACCCCGGCCCGAGGAACAGCCGCACCTGCCGCCGGGCGGCGCGGTGCACGAGACCAGGGAGCGCCGGGAACCCCGCGAGGTGCCCCGGGTCCCGAAGGGCGGACGTCCGCTCCTGCCGCACGAGATGGGCGGCTTCGGCAACTCGTCGACCCAGCCGGGCCAGGAGCAGTCGCGGCCCCGCTGGTCCCCCGGCAACAGCGGGGCGTGGGGCGGCGGCGGCCCCGGCCGCTGA
- a CDS encoding RpiB/LacA/LacB family sugar-phosphate isomerase produces the protein MRISVSSDMDEPVARLLVAALRERGHEVLTHGALRPGDDSRWAVCSAAAARDVADGTADQAVVCCWTGTGASIAANKVPGVRAALCTDAYSAEGARRWNDANVLALSLRLTSGPVLGEILDAWFAGAPGEDAEDRENLARVAGLDDARGTVPGA, from the coding sequence ATGCGGATCTCCGTCTCCTCCGACATGGACGAACCCGTGGCCCGGCTGCTGGTCGCCGCGTTGCGGGAGCGCGGCCACGAGGTGCTCACCCACGGGGCCCTGCGGCCCGGGGACGACTCCCGGTGGGCCGTCTGCTCCGCCGCGGCGGCCCGGGACGTCGCCGACGGCACGGCCGACCAGGCGGTCGTGTGCTGCTGGACCGGCACGGGCGCGTCGATCGCCGCCAACAAGGTCCCCGGTGTGCGGGCCGCCCTGTGCACGGACGCCTACAGCGCGGAGGGCGCCCGCCGCTGGAACGACGCCAACGTGCTGGCGCTCAGCCTGCGGCTGACCTCCGGGCCGGTGCTGGGGGAGATCCTCGACGCCTGGTTCGCTGGCGCGCCCGGCGAGGACGCCGAGGACCGCGAGAACCTGGCCCGGGTGGCGGGTCTGGACGACGCCCGGGGCACCGTTCCCGGGGCATGA
- a CDS encoding PPOX class F420-dependent oxidoreductase produces MSKPPLPPEAHALLRRPNPCVMATVRSDGAPVSTATWYLWDSDHRVLVNLDAGRVRLKHLRRDPRVTLTVLAEDDWYTHVTLLGRVTEMYDDEDLADIDRLSAHYTGKPYPERARPRVSAWIEVERWHGWGAMKDNDQASG; encoded by the coding sequence ATGTCCAAGCCCCCGCTGCCGCCCGAGGCGCACGCACTGCTGCGCCGCCCCAACCCCTGTGTGATGGCGACCGTGCGGTCCGACGGCGCGCCCGTCTCCACGGCCACCTGGTACCTCTGGGACAGCGACCACCGCGTCCTGGTCAACCTGGACGCGGGCCGGGTGCGCCTGAAGCACCTGCGCCGTGACCCGCGGGTCACCCTGACGGTCCTCGCCGAGGACGACTGGTACACCCACGTCACCCTCCTCGGCCGGGTCACCGAGATGTACGACGACGAGGACCTGGCCGACATCGACCGCCTCTCCGCCCACTACACCGGCAAGCCCTACCCGGAGCGGGCGCGGCCCCGGGTCAGCGCCTGGATCGAGGTGGAGCGCTGGCACGGCTGGGGCGCGATGAAGGACAACGACCAGGCGTCCGGCTGA
- a CDS encoding glycoside hydrolase family 65 protein — translation MTGWTWTYEGYEPADERLRESLCTLGNGYFATRGAFPECVADDIHYPGTYAAGCYNRLTSHVAGRGVENEDLVNLPNWLPLRFRLRGRSWLSPDTATVLEHRQTVHLASGVLERVTRYGLGNGRSLTVRQERLVHMADPHLAALRTEFTATGFGGELHVEAALDAGVTNAGVPRYRDLDGRHLTHAHTGTAAGDTVWLRCRTRTSDIRVGMASRLTTEGPVTVRHARPRTTQRARLRLAPGTPATVDKTIALHTSRDPAISDPLHAAIARVGRAPGFDDLLATHRVAWSQLWRRADLDVPGEAGRILRLHLFHVLQTLSPHTADLDVGVPARGLHGEAYRGHVFWDELFVLPYLNLRFPEVSRALLHYRHRRLEQACTAAREAGRRGAMYPWQSGSDGREETQQLHLNPRSGRWLPDHSHLQYHVGSAIAYNVWEYCEASGDTEFRQAKGAEMLLQIARFWADTATWDERLGRHRIKGVMGPDEYHDAYPDATEPGLDDNAYTNVMAAWVLTRTLELLAALPEPRRRELTERTGLDARELDRWDEVSRTLHVPFHEGVISQFEGYGELTELDWATYRARYGDIRRLDRILEAEGDTVNRYRASKQADVLMLGYLFSPPELQGLFDRLGLRLDEETWHRTVDHYLHRTSHGSTLSGLVHGWVLARARRAEAWQFCQEALRGDIADVQGGTTGEGIHLGAMAGTLDLVQRGLTGLTTRQGALWLDPVPLPELSTYGFSLRYQGNWGVRLRLRHSQLEITLPASDTTAIDVRLPDRAVRLQPGETGRLVLPD, via the coding sequence GTGACGGGCTGGACCTGGACGTACGAGGGCTACGAGCCCGCCGACGAGCGACTGCGGGAGTCGCTGTGCACGCTCGGCAACGGCTACTTCGCCACGCGCGGCGCGTTCCCCGAGTGCGTGGCGGACGACATCCACTACCCGGGCACCTATGCGGCGGGCTGCTACAACCGGCTGACCTCCCATGTGGCGGGGCGCGGCGTCGAGAACGAGGACCTGGTCAACCTGCCCAACTGGCTCCCCCTGCGCTTCCGGCTGCGCGGCCGGTCCTGGCTGAGCCCCGACACCGCGACCGTGCTCGAACACCGCCAGACCGTGCACCTCGCCTCGGGCGTCCTCGAACGCGTGACCCGCTACGGCCTCGGCAACGGGCGCTCCCTGACGGTCCGCCAGGAGCGCCTGGTCCATATGGCCGACCCCCATCTGGCCGCGCTGCGCACCGAGTTCACCGCGACCGGCTTCGGCGGCGAACTCCATGTCGAAGCCGCCCTCGACGCCGGCGTCACCAACGCGGGGGTCCCCCGCTACCGGGACCTGGACGGCCGGCACCTCACCCACGCCCACACCGGCACCGCCGCCGGGGACACGGTGTGGCTGCGCTGCCGCACCCGCACCTCCGACATCCGCGTCGGCATGGCCTCCCGGCTGACCACCGAGGGGCCCGTCACGGTCCGGCACGCCCGGCCTCGCACCACGCAGCGGGCCAGGCTGCGGCTGGCGCCCGGCACTCCGGCGACCGTCGACAAGACCATCGCGCTGCACACCTCCCGCGACCCGGCGATCAGCGACCCGCTGCACGCCGCGATCGCCCGGGTCGGCCGCGCCCCCGGCTTCGACGACCTGCTCGCCACCCACCGCGTGGCCTGGTCCCAGTTGTGGCGCCGGGCGGACCTGGACGTGCCCGGGGAGGCGGGCCGCATCCTGCGCCTGCACCTGTTCCACGTGCTGCAGACCCTCTCGCCGCACACCGCCGACCTCGACGTCGGCGTCCCCGCGCGCGGGCTGCACGGCGAGGCCTACCGCGGGCACGTCTTCTGGGACGAGCTGTTCGTGCTGCCGTACCTCAACCTGCGGTTCCCCGAGGTCTCCCGGGCACTGCTGCACTACCGGCACCGGCGCCTGGAACAGGCCTGCACCGCCGCCCGGGAAGCCGGCCGCCGGGGTGCCATGTACCCCTGGCAGAGCGGCAGCGACGGCCGGGAGGAGACCCAGCAGCTCCACCTCAACCCGCGCTCGGGCCGCTGGCTGCCCGACCACTCCCACCTCCAGTACCACGTCGGCTCGGCCATCGCGTACAACGTGTGGGAGTACTGCGAGGCCAGCGGCGACACCGAGTTCCGGCAGGCCAAGGGCGCCGAGATGCTGCTCCAGATCGCCCGCTTCTGGGCGGACACGGCGACCTGGGACGAGCGCCTGGGACGGCACCGCATCAAGGGCGTCATGGGTCCCGACGAGTACCACGACGCCTACCCGGACGCCACCGAACCCGGCCTCGACGACAACGCGTACACCAACGTCATGGCCGCCTGGGTGCTCACCCGCACCCTGGAACTGCTGGCCGCCCTGCCCGAGCCGCGCCGCCGCGAGCTCACCGAGCGCACCGGCCTCGACGCGCGGGAACTGGACCGCTGGGACGAGGTGTCCCGCACCCTGCACGTGCCGTTCCACGAGGGCGTGATCAGCCAGTTCGAGGGCTACGGCGAGCTGACCGAACTGGACTGGGCCACGTACCGGGCGCGGTACGGCGACATCCGCCGCCTCGACCGGATCCTGGAGGCCGAGGGCGACACCGTCAACCGCTACCGGGCCTCCAAGCAGGCCGACGTCCTCATGCTCGGCTATCTCTTCTCGCCGCCCGAGCTCCAGGGGCTGTTCGACCGGCTGGGACTGCGGCTGGACGAGGAGACCTGGCACCGCACCGTCGACCACTACCTGCACCGCACCAGCCACGGCTCCACACTCAGCGGACTGGTGCACGGCTGGGTGCTGGCCCGCGCCCGGCGCGCCGAGGCCTGGCAGTTCTGCCAGGAGGCGCTGCGCGGCGACATCGCCGACGTGCAGGGCGGCACCACCGGTGAGGGCATCCACCTGGGCGCCATGGCCGGCACCCTCGACCTCGTGCAGCGCGGCCTCACCGGCCTCACCACCCGGCAGGGTGCCCTCTGGCTCGACCCGGTGCCGCTTCCCGAGCTGTCCACCTACGGGTTCTCCCTGCGCTACCAGGGCAACTGGGGCGTCCGCCTGCGGCTGCGCCACTCCCAGCTGGAGATCACCCTCCCGGCCTCCGACACCACGGCCATCGACGTCCGGCTCCCGGACCGCGCGGTACGGCTCCAGCCGGGGGAGACGGGCCGGCTGGTGCTGCCGGACTGA
- a CDS encoding luciferase family protein, whose product MTLAQRALERLAAWPDLTAGPASCGTGRALRTAHSEIAHFHSDRDVDLHLTSRALRRFAADLQESTAIRVLPGSRWVTVHLDCDTDIDLLQSLVSMALKAHQGGPAPEDLPPGGCNFRRVTVLPRDPAGTATPC is encoded by the coding sequence ATGACTCTGGCCCAGCGCGCCCTGGAGCGACTCGCGGCCTGGCCCGACCTCACGGCGGGACCGGCCAGTTGCGGCACGGGACGGGCACTTCGCACCGCCCACAGCGAGATCGCCCACTTCCACTCCGACCGCGACGTGGACCTCCACCTCACCAGCCGGGCCCTGCGGCGCTTCGCCGCGGACCTCCAGGAGTCGACGGCGATACGCGTGCTGCCCGGCTCCCGGTGGGTGACGGTCCACCTGGACTGCGACACCGACATCGACCTGCTGCAGAGCCTGGTGAGCATGGCCCTCAAGGCCCACCAGGGCGGCCCGGCCCCGGAGGACCTGCCGCCCGGCGGCTGCAACTTCCGCCGGGTCACCGTCCTGCCGCGCGACCCGGCGGGCACGGCCACGCCCTGCTGA
- a CDS encoding ATP-grasp domain-containing protein, producing the protein MSRPRIALLADPTSTEGCADYLARAVELLTGAPPVRIDSRHFADGGPGRAVRAGDRLRLRVPEERLDVVPDVVVLYEIPPHRRRSLAGFQRLLERHDVVTLGTGTAAWRTATEKDRTVERFRRDGIAHMETTVLSRPAPHEAAAAFDKLGRDTWARPVVGTGGDDTFHITTEEQLEHAAAYYAERGTDWLLSRDAGNFRPDGRRHQFRVFVLHDRVLHAREHIQPDPDTPCNTCQGATPVPIAPADLPAPLARLAVAATASVGLPFAGVDLASEHGGVVFEVNVQPAFVAGELPLVAVPYVQAHLGALAARRDPSPDRRMPA; encoded by the coding sequence GTGTCCCGACCGCGCATCGCCCTGCTCGCCGACCCCACCTCGACCGAGGGCTGTGCCGACTACCTGGCCCGCGCCGTCGAACTGCTCACCGGCGCCCCGCCCGTCCGGATCGACTCACGGCACTTCGCGGACGGCGGACCCGGCCGTGCCGTCCGCGCCGGGGACCGGTTACGGCTGCGGGTCCCCGAGGAGCGCCTCGACGTGGTGCCCGACGTCGTCGTGCTCTACGAGATCCCGCCGCACCGCCGCCGCTCCCTCGCCGGCTTCCAGCGGCTGCTGGAACGGCACGACGTCGTCACCCTCGGCACCGGAACCGCCGCCTGGCGCACGGCCACCGAGAAGGACCGCACCGTGGAGCGGTTCCGCCGCGACGGCATCGCCCACATGGAGACCACCGTGCTGTCCCGGCCCGCACCGCACGAGGCGGCCGCCGCCTTCGACAAGCTCGGCCGCGACACCTGGGCCCGGCCCGTCGTCGGCACGGGCGGCGACGACACCTTCCACATCACCACCGAGGAGCAACTGGAGCACGCCGCCGCCTACTACGCCGAGCGCGGCACCGACTGGCTGCTGTCCCGTGACGCGGGCAACTTCCGGCCCGACGGCCGCCGCCACCAGTTCCGGGTCTTCGTGCTGCACGACCGGGTCCTCCACGCCCGCGAGCACATCCAGCCGGACCCCGACACCCCCTGCAACACCTGCCAGGGCGCCACCCCCGTGCCCATCGCCCCCGCCGACCTGCCGGCGCCGCTCGCCCGGCTCGCCGTCGCCGCCACCGCCTCGGTCGGGCTGCCGTTCGCCGGTGTCGACCTGGCGAGCGAGCACGGCGGGGTGGTGTTCGAGGTCAATGTGCAGCCCGCCTTCGTGGCCGGCGAACTCCCCCTGGTCGCCGTGCCGTACGTCCAGGCGCACCTCGGCGCCCTCGCCGCCCGCCGCGATCCGTCCCCCGACCGGCGGATGCCCGCCTAG
- a CDS encoding DUF6069 family protein: MQPSNQPCGPQQMPYGDGPAADDAPPPAPRLDTARLWAGGVLTAGVAGLTAMGAVLLVRGVLGIAVFAPEGDGAEGDGSTGLLAAGAAATALAATALLHVLLLSAPHPVRCFTWIVALVTAAIVLLPFRTASGLEPKVGSGAVYLAIGAAVGSLLSAVARGATRRAA; this comes from the coding sequence GTGCAGCCCTCGAATCAGCCCTGCGGTCCGCAGCAGATGCCGTACGGCGACGGTCCCGCCGCGGACGACGCCCCGCCGCCCGCGCCCCGGCTCGACACCGCCCGGCTCTGGGCCGGCGGCGTCCTGACCGCCGGGGTCGCCGGACTGACCGCCATGGGCGCCGTGCTGCTGGTGCGCGGAGTGCTCGGCATCGCGGTGTTCGCCCCGGAGGGCGACGGCGCGGAGGGCGACGGCTCGACCGGACTGCTGGCGGCCGGCGCGGCGGCGACCGCCCTCGCCGCGACCGCGCTGCTGCACGTGCTGCTCCTCAGCGCCCCGCACCCGGTACGCTGCTTCACCTGGATCGTCGCGCTGGTCACGGCCGCGATCGTGCTGCTGCCGTTCCGGACGGCGTCGGGCCTGGAACCGAAGGTGGGCAGCGGAGCGGTGTACCTGGCGATCGGCGCGGCCGTCGGATCCCTGCTGTCGGCGGTCGCCCGGGGGGCCACCCGGCGTGCCGCCTGA